TTTAAGAAAGCCGAAGGTGTGGATTTATCCACAGATAAAATGGCTATGCAAAGACTAAGGGAAGCAGCAGAAAAGGCTAAGATTGAATTGTCTTCAGCAACAACTACAAATATTAATCTTCCTTTTATTACTGCAACTTCCGATGGACCTAAGCACTTTGATATGAATTTAACCCGTGCTAAGTTTAACGAACTGACAAGTGACTTAGTAGAGAGAACTGTAATTCCGGTTCAAAATGCTCTTAAGGATGCGGGAATTACTGCTTCCGATCTAAAGAAAGTATTATTGGTAGGAGGATCTACCCGTATTCCGGCTGTTCAAGAAAAGGTTAAACAACTGACCGGCCAGGAGCCTTCTAAGAGCTTAAATCCTGATGAATGTGTTGCCCTTGGTGCTTCCATTCAAGGTGGTAAATTAGCCGGAGATGCCGGTGCAGGAGATATCCTACTTCTTGACGTTACTCCCCTGTCTTTATCTATTGAAACCCTTGGTGGTGTGGCTACTAAGTTAATCGAAAGAAATACAACCATACCTACCAGAAAGAGTCAGATTTTCTCTACAGCAGCAGATAATCAGACTGCGGTTGATATTCACGTAGTTCAAGGTGAAAGACAATTTGCTAAAGATAATAAGACCCTAGGCCAATTCCGTCTAGACGGAATTCCACCGGCTCCAAGAGGAGTACCACAAATTGAAGTAACCTTTGATATAGATGCCAATGGTATCGTTAATGTTTCTGCAAAGGATCTTGGTACCGGTAGAGAGCAGCATATTACTATAACTGCCAGCTCAAATATGTCAGATGATGAAATAGAAAAGGCAATAAAAGAAGCAGCCGAATTTGAAGCACAGGATAAGAAACGTAAAGAAGCCATAGACCTAAGAAATGAAGCAGATTCAATGGTATTCCAGACTGAAAAGGCTTTAAAAGAAGTGGGAGATAAATTAAGTGATGCCGATAAAGAAACAGTAGAAGCAGATCTTAAACACCTAAAAGAGCTTCTTGAAAAGACTAATCCTGAGGTTATGAGCGACGGGGAAATTGAAGATATAAAAGCAGCTAAAGAAAAGTTAATGACCGATGCTCAGACTTTATTTACAAAACTTTATGAACAAAATGCTGCCGGTGCAGGTGCTGATCCTTCCGGTGCAGCAGGTTCCGGCACTACTGAAACCTATGACGGTGATGTAGTAGATGGTGATTATAAAGAGGTATAATAAATATCCTTCGTTGTCCCAAAGGGTCCGTGGGCCTTTTGGGACAACAAATCTTGACTAAAATAATTTTATTGGTTAAGATAATGACTATTATAATTAGAATATGACAGGTAGTCCATACGACTGCCTATCTGTTATGAATGAAATTGTACAGCTATGAAAGGTGAAGGATAAGATGGCAGAGAAAAGAGATTATTATGAGGTTCTAGGTGTCAGTAGGACTGCAACTGATGATGAGTTAAAAAAAGCATATAGAAAATTGGCCAAAAAGTACCATCCTGATACCAACCCGGGGGATAAATCTGCTGAAGCAAAATTTAAAGAAGCATCTGAAGCTTATGCAATTTTAAGCGATCCCGATAAAAGAAGGCAGTATGATCAGTTTGGCCATTCTGCATTCGAAGGGGGAGCCGGAGGAGCCGGCGGATTTGACTTTTCTGGTTTTGATATGGGAGATATATTTGGAGATATCTTCGGAGATATCTTTGGAGGTCGCTCAAGAAGAGCGAATAACGGACCGATGCAGGGAGCAAATATTAGAACCTCTGTCAGAATTACCTTCGAGGAAGCTGTATTCGGTACTGAAAAAGAACTGGAGTTAAATCTGAAAGATGAGTGTCATACATGCCATGGAAGCGGTGCTAAGCAGGGAACAAAACCTGAAACCTGTTCAAAATGTGGAGGTAAAGGTCAGGTAGTATATACTCAGCAGTCTTTATTTGGAATGATAAGAAATGTACAAACCTGTCCGGATTGTAGGGGTTCAGGAAAGATTATAAGAGAAAAATGTTCAGATTGTTACGGAAGCGGATATATCACCAGTAGGAAAAAAATCAAAGTTGGTATCCCCGCAGGTATAGATAATGGCCAAAGTGTAAGAATTCGCGGAAAAGGGGAACCGGGCATTAACGGTGGCCCAAGAGGAGATTTATTGGTAGATGTTGATGTAAGTAGACATCCTATATTTCAAAGAAGAGACTATGATATCTTTTCTACAGTTCCCATATCATATGCTACGGCAGCCCTAGGAGGGGATGTAAGAATCAGTACTGTAGACGGGGATGTTATATATACAGTTAAGCCCGGAACACAGACTGATACAAAAGTACGTTTAAGGGAAAAAGGTGTTCCTACTCTTAGAAATAAAAATATCAGAGGGGATCATTATGTAACCTTAGTAGTCCAAGTACCTACTAATTTAACATCAGAACAAAAAGAGCTTTTGAGAAAATTTGATGAAGCAATGACGGGAAAAAGCAAATCTTCTGATAATGAACAAGAAAGCGGCGGCAAGAGTAAGAAAAGATTCTGGAAATGAAAGCGTAGAGGATAATTTATATGAAATGGATAAAATTCACCTTAGATACAACTACCGAAGCAGTTGACTTTATTAGCCTTATGTTATCAGAATTGGGTATTGAGGGAATAGAAATCGAAGATAATGTTGGGCTTACCGATGAAGAAAAAAAGCAAATGTTTGTAGATATTCTACCGATTACAGAAGTAGATGATAAGACAGCGAAAGTAAATTTCTATGTGGATCCTACTACTGATGTAGAATCTTTACTTCTAAAGATTAGGCAAGGTTTAAATGATATTTCAGAATTTGCTTCTATTGGAAGGGGAACTATTGATATATCAGAAACAGAAGATAAGGATTGGATGAATAATTGGAAGAAATTTTTTAAACCTTTTCGTATTGATGATACAATTGTTATCAAGCCCACATGGGAAAATCTGACTGATAGTAAACCGGATGACCTGATAATAGAAATCGATCCCGGTATTTCCTTTGGCACAGGTTCCCATGAAACCACTAAACTTTGTATCATAGGCATTAAAAAATATATTAAACCTGGAGATTATATTCTTGATGCAGGCAGTGGAAGCGGGATACTGTCAATCGTCGCAAATAAGTTAGGTGCCGGCCATGTTCTTGGTATAGATATTGATCCGGTTGCAACGAAATCTGCCATTGAAAATGCCGGTGTTAATAATATAAATTCAAAAGAATGGAAGCTGCAAGACCAAGAAGAGCTACCAAGTACACC
This genomic interval from Herbinix luporum contains the following:
- the prmA gene encoding 50S ribosomal protein L11 methyltransferase — its product is MKWIKFTLDTTTEAVDFISLMLSELGIEGIEIEDNVGLTDEEKKQMFVDILPITEVDDKTAKVNFYVDPTTDVESLLLKIRQGLNDISEFASIGRGTIDISETEDKDWMNNWKKFFKPFRIDDTIVIKPTWENLTDSKPDDLIIEIDPGISFGTGSHETTKLCIIGIKKYIKPGDYILDAGSGSGILSIVANKLGAGHVLGIDIDPVATKSAIENAGVNNINSKEWKLQDQEELPSTPITFATGNILEDDKVRSRIGKEKYDLVVANILADVIIPLSDVIGENMKKGAIFICSGIIDTKEEEVKASLEKNNFTILEVNRMGDWVSFISKK
- the dnaK gene encoding molecular chaperone DnaK — protein: MGKIIGIDLGTTNSCVAVMEGGKPVIIANAEGARTTPSVVAFTKNGERLIGEPAKRQAVTNADKTISSIKRHMGTDFRVKIDDKRYSPQEISAMVLQKLKADAESYLGEKVTEAVITVPAYFNDAQRQATKDAGKIAGLEVKRIINEPTAAALAYGLDNEAEQKIMVYDLGGGTFDVSIIEIGDGVIEVLATSGDNRLGGDDFDERITRYMVDEFKKAEGVDLSTDKMAMQRLREAAEKAKIELSSATTTNINLPFITATSDGPKHFDMNLTRAKFNELTSDLVERTVIPVQNALKDAGITASDLKKVLLVGGSTRIPAVQEKVKQLTGQEPSKSLNPDECVALGASIQGGKLAGDAGAGDILLLDVTPLSLSIETLGGVATKLIERNTTIPTRKSQIFSTAADNQTAVDIHVVQGERQFAKDNKTLGQFRLDGIPPAPRGVPQIEVTFDIDANGIVNVSAKDLGTGREQHITITASSNMSDDEIEKAIKEAAEFEAQDKKRKEAIDLRNEADSMVFQTEKALKEVGDKLSDADKETVEADLKHLKELLEKTNPEVMSDGEIEDIKAAKEKLMTDAQTLFTKLYEQNAAGAGADPSGAAGSGTTETYDGDVVDGDYKEV
- the dnaJ gene encoding molecular chaperone DnaJ → MAEKRDYYEVLGVSRTATDDELKKAYRKLAKKYHPDTNPGDKSAEAKFKEASEAYAILSDPDKRRQYDQFGHSAFEGGAGGAGGFDFSGFDMGDIFGDIFGDIFGGRSRRANNGPMQGANIRTSVRITFEEAVFGTEKELELNLKDECHTCHGSGAKQGTKPETCSKCGGKGQVVYTQQSLFGMIRNVQTCPDCRGSGKIIREKCSDCYGSGYITSRKKIKVGIPAGIDNGQSVRIRGKGEPGINGGPRGDLLVDVDVSRHPIFQRRDYDIFSTVPISYATAALGGDVRISTVDGDVIYTVKPGTQTDTKVRLREKGVPTLRNKNIRGDHYVTLVVQVPTNLTSEQKELLRKFDEAMTGKSKSSDNEQESGGKSKKRFWK